One genomic region from Halomicrobium zhouii encodes:
- a CDS encoding DUF5791 family protein: protein MIRGEFPDAGERTPEELRRGYEALLAETIEKVGIETVAEETALDSETVESLEAGDSPEVTLEGAAAVLALAEDRPPADAVAAEARDILLMGMTTAVLDVETLASGVDGALEPKEIQQKVEGRFPMTLAEYALLHQYIEQRKG, encoded by the coding sequence ATGATACGAGGGGAGTTCCCGGACGCAGGCGAGCGGACGCCCGAAGAGCTACGGCGCGGGTACGAGGCCCTGCTCGCCGAGACGATAGAGAAGGTCGGCATCGAGACGGTCGCCGAGGAGACTGCGCTGGACAGCGAAACCGTCGAGTCGCTCGAGGCGGGGGACTCCCCCGAGGTCACACTCGAGGGGGCGGCGGCCGTGCTCGCGCTCGCCGAGGACCGGCCGCCGGCCGACGCCGTCGCGGCGGAGGCCCGTGACATCCTCCTCATGGGGATGACGACGGCGGTGCTCGACGTTGAGACGCTCGCCTCCGGGGTCGACGGCGCCCTCGAACCCAAGGAGATCCAGCAGAAGGTCGAGGGTCGGTTTCCGATGACGCTGGCGGAGTACGCCCTGCTTCACCAGTACATCGAGCAGCGGAAGGGCTGA
- a CDS encoding NAD-dependent epimerase/dehydratase family protein, whose protein sequence is MRVAILGCGYVGLELCRQLADRGHDVVGVRRSATGVEAVEDAGGVGVQADVTEPDSLESVPDADALVFAASSGGRGAEAAREIYVEGLRTTIDHFGARDGAPDRLVYTSSTGVYGDHDGDWVDEETPLDPTTEKTRVLAEAERVAREGAAEWGIDGTVARYAGLYGPDRYRLDRYLDGPVTEGYLNMVHRDDAAGAVRYLLTEDLARDDVVLVVDDEPVEKWAFADWLADECGVDRPPKRTKAARLADGDLSDAARRRIETSKRCSNERLRDLGYEYRFPTFREGYRAAIDAYVAGG, encoded by the coding sequence ATGCGCGTCGCGATACTGGGCTGTGGCTACGTCGGGCTCGAACTGTGCCGCCAGCTCGCGGACCGAGGCCACGACGTCGTCGGCGTGCGACGTTCGGCGACGGGCGTCGAGGCCGTCGAGGACGCCGGTGGCGTGGGCGTCCAGGCCGACGTCACCGAACCTGACTCGCTGGAATCGGTGCCCGACGCCGACGCGCTCGTCTTCGCCGCGAGTTCGGGTGGCCGCGGGGCCGAGGCGGCCCGCGAAATCTACGTCGAGGGGCTGCGGACCACTATCGACCACTTCGGCGCGCGTGACGGCGCCCCGGACCGACTGGTGTACACGTCGAGTACGGGCGTCTACGGCGACCACGACGGCGACTGGGTCGACGAGGAGACGCCGCTCGATCCGACCACCGAGAAGACCCGCGTCCTCGCGGAGGCCGAACGGGTGGCACGAGAGGGGGCTGCGGAGTGGGGCATCGACGGAACTGTCGCCCGCTATGCCGGGCTCTACGGGCCCGACAGGTATCGCCTCGACCGGTATCTGGACGGGCCGGTTACGGAGGGGTACCTCAACATGGTCCACCGCGACGACGCCGCCGGGGCGGTCCGGTACCTGCTGACCGAGGACCTGGCGCGCGACGACGTCGTCCTCGTGGTGGACGACGAACCCGTCGAGAAGTGGGCCTTCGCCGACTGGCTGGCCGACGAGTGCGGCGTGGACCGTCCCCCGAAACGGACGAAGGCAGCGCGACTCGCGGACGGTGACCTCTCGGACGCGGCGCGCCGTCGCATCGAGACGAGCAAGCGGTGTTCGAACGAGCGACTCCGTGATCTGGGGTACGAGTACCGCTTCCCGACGTTTCGCGAGGGATACCGGGCGGCGATCGATGCCTACGTCGCTGGCGGATAA